The following coding sequences are from one Arthrobacter sp. PvP023 window:
- a CDS encoding SRPBCC family protein, with amino-acid sequence MGHIKLNTTIDAPVERVTEIATDPRHWASWWVNLGEAKKVTGDGGAGTVVEHSYLMAGVPFPVTTHVVENQPTPAGGKHVRIEFDGPLKGWQNWDYEPAGTGTLVSMEIEYNVPGSAIGKFVDHVMIEHLQERARQQTLENLKLIAER; translated from the coding sequence CGTGGAGCGGGTCACGGAGATCGCCACGGATCCGCGGCATTGGGCCTCCTGGTGGGTGAATCTCGGAGAGGCCAAGAAAGTAACGGGCGACGGCGGGGCCGGCACCGTGGTGGAGCACAGTTACCTGATGGCCGGCGTCCCGTTTCCGGTGACCACGCACGTTGTGGAGAACCAGCCGACGCCCGCCGGCGGGAAACACGTACGGATTGAATTCGACGGTCCGCTCAAGGGCTGGCAGAACTGGGATTACGAACCAGCAGGAACCGGGACGCTCGTCTCGATGGAGATCGAATACAACGTGCCGGGCAGTGCGATCGGCAAATTCGTGGACCATGTCATGATCGAGCACCTTCAGGAACGCGCCCGGCAGCAGACGCTGGAAAACCTCAAGCTCATTGCGGAGCGCTAA